In the genome of Staphylococcus durrellii, one region contains:
- a CDS encoding adenylosuccinate synthase, which translates to MSSIVVVGTQWGDEGKGKITDFLAEQADVIARFSGGNNAGHTIKFDGETYKLHLVPSGIFYKDKLAVIGNGVVVDPVALLKELDGLNDRGVSTDNLRISNRAQVILPYHVKQDEYEEERRGDNKIGTTKKGIGPAYVDKAQRIGIRVADLLNKETFETRLKENIEYKGAYFKGMFGKDCPSFDEIFEEYYAAGQRLAPFVTDTAKVLDDAFVADEKVLFEGAQGVMLDIDHGTYPFVTSSNPVAGNVTVGGGVGPTFVSKVIGVCKAYTSRVGDGPFPTELFDADGDHIREVGREYGTTTGRPRRVGWFDSVVLRHSRRASGITDLSINSIDVLTGLDTVKICTAYELDGKEITEYPANLNELQRCKPIFEELPGWTEDVTSCRTLDELPDNARNYLERISELCNVRISIFSVGPDRNQTNLLQPLWEK; encoded by the coding sequence ATGTCATCAATCGTAGTCGTTGGGACACAATGGGGAGACGAAGGTAAAGGTAAAATTACAGATTTCTTAGCAGAACAAGCAGATGTTATTGCACGTTTTTCAGGTGGAAATAACGCAGGTCACACGATTAAGTTTGACGGAGAAACTTATAAATTACACTTAGTACCATCTGGTATCTTTTATAAAGATAAATTAGCAGTAATTGGTAATGGTGTAGTAGTAGATCCAGTCGCATTATTAAAAGAGTTAGATGGCCTAAATGACAGAGGAGTTTCTACTGATAATTTACGTATTTCAAATCGTGCGCAAGTTATTTTACCTTATCATGTAAAACAAGATGAATATGAAGAGGAGCGCCGTGGAGACAATAAAATAGGCACAACTAAAAAAGGTATCGGACCTGCTTATGTAGATAAAGCACAACGTATCGGTATCCGTGTCGCAGATTTATTAAACAAAGAAACGTTTGAAACACGTTTGAAAGAAAATATTGAATATAAAGGTGCATATTTCAAAGGTATGTTTGGAAAAGATTGCCCATCATTCGATGAAATCTTTGAAGAATATTATGCTGCTGGTCAACGTTTAGCACCTTTCGTTACAGACACAGCTAAAGTATTAGATGATGCATTCGTTGCAGATGAAAAAGTATTATTTGAAGGTGCTCAAGGTGTAATGTTAGATATTGATCATGGTACATATCCATTCGTAACATCAAGTAACCCAGTTGCTGGTAACGTTACAGTTGGTGGAGGTGTAGGTCCTACATTTGTATCTAAAGTTATTGGTGTATGTAAAGCGTATACTTCTCGTGTGGGTGACGGGCCGTTCCCTACAGAATTGTTTGATGCTGATGGGGATCACATTCGTGAAGTTGGCCGTGAATATGGTACAACTACAGGACGTCCTCGTCGTGTAGGTTGGTTTGACTCAGTTGTATTACGTCATTCTCGTCGTGCAAGTGGTATCACTGACCTTTCAATTAACTCTATCGATGTGTTAACTGGTTTAGATACTGTGAAAATATGTACTGCTTATGAGTTAGATGGTAAAGAAATCACTGAATATCCAGCTAACTTAAATGAGTTACAACGTTGCAAACCAATTTTTGAAGAACTACCTGGTTGGACTGAAGATGTTACAAGTTGCCGTACTTTAGATGAACTACCAGACAACGCACGTAACTATTTGGAACGTATTTCTGAACTATGTAACGTACGTATTTCTATCTTCTCAGTCGGTCCTGACCGTAATCAAACAAACTTACTTCAACCTCTATGGGAAAAATAA
- a CDS encoding macrolide family glycosyltransferase: MAKVLFINTGSEGHINPNIALCKALVDRGEEVVYYMGDQYVDKFKDTGVEIRTISTDKIVSAFTSFGLKHLFHVINGLLKTADVIMPQILEETKDEHYDYLIHDSMFGCGYLIAQKLNIPTVSAITSFAKTKPMFDSFTDFMASKLDQDELESANLVFDTLKEHVEQTYDVKVPSRHEVMNNPGDFNISFVTKGFQLEYDAFDNTKFNFVGPSILPPQPTGFMDNINKDRPIIYVSLGTIFNQNVAFFNKCFSALNNINATVIVSIGKTNKAEDFEMIPDNVIIKDYVPQVEVLKHADLFLTHAGMNSTNEAIMLNVPLLAFPQSADQPVVAHQIENLKIGQQLDANVINAEHLSNTVEEMLANRLTYQQNIEKVKNVQSHTEPGYEIGAQAILDFRYKHC, translated from the coding sequence ATGGCAAAAGTTTTATTCATAAATACCGGTTCAGAAGGCCATATCAATCCCAATATCGCGTTGTGCAAAGCATTGGTAGATCGAGGAGAAGAAGTCGTATACTATATGGGCGACCAATATGTAGATAAATTTAAAGATACTGGTGTAGAAATTCGCACTATATCTACTGATAAAATAGTATCCGCCTTTACTTCTTTTGGATTAAAGCATTTATTTCACGTTATTAACGGTTTATTAAAAACTGCGGATGTTATCATGCCTCAAATATTAGAAGAAACTAAAGACGAGCACTATGATTACTTAATCCATGATTCAATGTTTGGTTGTGGCTATTTAATCGCTCAAAAACTTAATATTCCAACCGTTTCAGCGATTACATCATTTGCTAAAACTAAACCTATGTTTGATAGTTTCACAGACTTTATGGCTTCAAAACTAGACCAAGATGAACTCGAATCCGCAAATCTCGTATTTGATACATTAAAAGAGCATGTTGAGCAAACATACGACGTAAAAGTACCATCACGCCACGAAGTCATGAACAACCCTGGCGACTTTAACATTTCATTCGTAACAAAAGGATTCCAACTTGAATATGATGCATTCGATAACACCAAATTTAATTTTGTCGGACCTTCAATATTACCACCTCAGCCTACAGGTTTTATGGATAATATTAACAAAGACCGTCCTATCATTTACGTTTCATTAGGAACTATATTTAATCAAAATGTAGCCTTTTTCAACAAATGTTTTTCTGCACTCAATAATATTAATGCGACAGTTATCGTTTCAATTGGCAAGACGAATAAAGCTGAAGATTTTGAGATGATACCAGACAACGTCATTATTAAAGACTATGTACCACAGGTCGAAGTGCTAAAACATGCCGACCTCTTTTTAACTCATGCTGGTATGAATAGTACGAACGAGGCCATTATGTTAAATGTACCATTACTTGCATTTCCTCAAAGTGCAGATCAACCAGTCGTAGCACATCAAATTGAAAATTTAAAAATCGGACAGCAATTAGATGCTAATGTGATTAATGCCGAACACTTAAGTAACACTGTAGAAGAAATGTTAGCCAATCGACTAACTTACCAACAAAATATCGAAAAAGTTAAAAACGTTCAATCTCATACTGAACCAGGTTATGAGATTGGCGCACAAGCTATTTTAGACTTTCGCTATAAACATTGCTAA
- a CDS encoding VOC family protein, giving the protein MELKHLNLTVEEIAPTRDFFLTYFDFDMKTEKGGNPEVLISPEGFILTLMQGANVTYPKSFHVGFPQPSTSDVDKIHARIKADGHKAPSPKQTPHGYTFYVKAPGNFMIEILSH; this is encoded by the coding sequence ATGGAGTTAAAACATTTGAATTTAACAGTAGAAGAAATAGCCCCAACACGTGATTTCTTTTTAACGTATTTTGATTTTGATATGAAAACTGAGAAAGGTGGCAATCCGGAAGTTTTAATCAGTCCTGAAGGTTTTATTTTAACTTTAATGCAAGGTGCTAACGTAACATACCCTAAATCTTTCCATGTCGGTTTTCCTCAACCTTCAACGTCAGATGTAGATAAAATACATGCCCGTATTAAAGCTGATGGCCATAAAGCTCCTTCCCCAAAACAAACCCCTCACGGATATACTTTTTATGTTAAAGCGCCAGGTAATTTTATGATAGAAATACTATCACATTAA
- the yycF gene encoding response regulator YycF, which produces MARKVVVVDDEKPIADILEFNLKKEGYEVYCAYDGNDAVDLIYDEEPDIVLLDIMLPGRDGMEVCREVRKKFEMPIIMLTAKDSEIDKVLGLELGADDYVTKPFSTRELIARVKANLRRHYSQPAQEVNDETNEIVIKDITIYPDAYSIKKRGEDIELTHREFELFHYLSKHMGQVMTREHLLQTVWGYDYFGDVRTVDVTIRRLREKIEDDPSHPEYIVTRRGVGYFLQQHE; this is translated from the coding sequence ATGGCTAGAAAAGTTGTTGTAGTCGATGATGAAAAACCAATTGCTGATATTCTAGAATTTAACTTAAAAAAAGAAGGTTATGAAGTATATTGCGCTTACGACGGTAACGATGCAGTAGACTTAATATATGATGAAGAACCAGATATCGTATTATTAGACATTATGTTACCAGGACGTGATGGTATGGAAGTATGTCGTGAAGTACGTAAAAAATTCGAAATGCCTATTATTATGTTAACGGCTAAAGACTCTGAAATTGATAAAGTTTTAGGTTTAGAGCTAGGTGCAGATGATTATGTTACGAAACCGTTTAGTACACGTGAATTAATTGCGCGTGTGAAAGCTAACTTACGTCGTCATTATTCACAACCAGCTCAAGAAGTTAATGATGAAACAAATGAAATTGTCATCAAGGATATTACCATTTATCCAGATGCTTATTCAATTAAAAAACGTGGCGAAGATATCGAGTTGACGCACCGTGAATTTGAATTATTTCATTATTTATCAAAACATATGGGTCAAGTAATGACACGTGAACATTTATTACAAACTGTTTGGGGCTATGACTATTTTGGTGACGTACGTACAGTAGACGTAACAATCCGTCGTTTACGTGAAAAAATTGAGGACGATCCATCACATCCAGAGTACATTGTGACACGTCGAGGCGTTGGATATTTCCTCCAACAACACGAATAG
- the walK gene encoding cell wall metabolism sensor histidine kinase WalK, translating to MKWLKHFQSLHTKLVIVYVLLIVIGMQIIGLYFTNSLEKELTQTFKNNISQYAKQIEINIEKVYDDDDSVNAQKEVQNLLNEYANRQEIGEIRFIDKDQIIMATSKQSTRSLINQKVNDNSIQKALSLGEANSHTMLKDYGNGKQRMWVYNLPVKTSKGTIGVIYIEADINDVYNQLNNINQIFIIGTGISLLITVILGFFIARTITKPITDMRNQTVEMSKGNYTQRVKIYGNDEIGELALAFNNLSKRVQEAQANTESEKRRLDSVITHMSDGIIATDRRGRIRIINDMALKMMGTTKEDITGYFMLNILGLEEDFSLDEIQESNDSFLLDINEAEGIIARVSFSTIVQETGFVTGYIAVLHDVTEQQQVERERREFVANVSHELRTPLTSMNSYIEALEEGAWKDDDLAPQFLNVTREETERMIRLVNDLLQLSKMDNESDQITKEIVDFNMFINKIINRHEMAAKDTSFVREIPNETIFTEIDPDKMTQVFDNVITNAMKYSRGDKRVEFHVKQNALYNRMTIRIKDNGIGIPINKVDKIFDRFYRVDKARTRKMGGTGLGLAISKEIVEAHNGRIWANSVEGQGTSIFITLPCEVIEDGDWDAE from the coding sequence ATGAAATGGCTGAAACACTTTCAATCTTTACACACGAAGCTTGTTATTGTCTATGTATTGTTAATCGTTATCGGTATGCAAATTATCGGTTTGTATTTTACCAATAGTCTAGAAAAAGAATTAACACAAACATTTAAAAATAATATTTCTCAATATGCGAAGCAAATAGAAATTAATATAGAAAAAGTTTACGATGATGATGATTCTGTCAATGCACAAAAAGAAGTTCAGAACTTATTAAACGAATACGCTAACCGGCAAGAAATTGGGGAAATTCGTTTCATTGATAAGGATCAAATCATCATGGCTACGTCTAAGCAGTCTACCCGTAGTCTTATAAATCAAAAAGTGAATGATAACTCGATTCAAAAAGCATTATCGCTTGGTGAAGCGAATAGCCACACTATGTTGAAAGACTATGGAAATGGAAAGCAACGTATGTGGGTCTATAATTTACCGGTTAAAACGTCTAAAGGCACTATCGGTGTCATTTACATAGAAGCAGACATTAATGACGTTTATAATCAATTAAATAATATCAACCAAATCTTTATTATAGGTACAGGGATATCCCTATTGATCACCGTTATCCTTGGTTTCTTTATCGCACGAACGATTACTAAGCCAATTACGGATATGCGTAACCAAACGGTAGAAATGTCTAAAGGTAACTATACACAACGTGTGAAAATATATGGTAATGACGAAATCGGTGAGTTAGCCTTAGCATTTAATAACTTGTCCAAACGAGTGCAAGAAGCACAGGCTAATACTGAAAGTGAAAAACGGAGGCTCGACTCAGTTATTACACATATGAGTGACGGTATCATAGCCACTGATAGACGTGGTCGTATACGTATCATCAATGACATGGCGTTAAAAATGATGGGTACCACGAAAGAAGACATTACAGGTTATTTTATGTTAAATATTTTAGGCTTGGAAGAAGACTTCTCGCTTGATGAAATTCAAGAAAGTAATGATAGTTTCTTATTAGATATTAATGAAGCGGAGGGTATTATTGCACGCGTGAGCTTTAGTACCATCGTACAAGAAACTGGTTTCGTAACTGGATATATCGCTGTGCTTCATGACGTAACAGAACAACAACAAGTTGAACGTGAACGTCGCGAATTCGTGGCAAATGTATCACATGAATTACGTACACCTTTAACTTCCATGAACAGTTATATCGAAGCATTAGAAGAAGGTGCATGGAAAGATGATGACTTAGCACCGCAATTTTTAAACGTAACACGAGAAGAAACAGAGCGTATGATTCGATTAGTTAATGATTTATTACAACTATCTAAAATGGACAATGAATCTGATCAAATTACGAAAGAAATTGTAGACTTCAACATGTTTATTAATAAAATTATTAATCGACATGAGATGGCAGCAAAAGATACATCATTTGTACGTGAAATTCCAAATGAAACAATCTTTACTGAAATCGATCCAGATAAGATGACACAAGTATTCGATAACGTTATTACAAACGCGATGAAATATTCTCGTGGTGATAAACGTGTCGAGTTCCACGTGAAACAAAACGCACTTTATAATCGAATGACGATTCGCATTAAGGATAATGGTATTGGTATACCTATTAATAAAGTAGATAAAATTTTCGACCGTTTCTATCGTGTAGATAAAGCACGTACACGTAAAATGGGAGGCACTGGTCTAGGGCTTGCCATATCAAAAGAAATCGTCGAAGCGCACAATGGTCGTATATGGGCTAACAGTGTTGAAGGGCAAGGTACGTCAATCTTTATTACACTTCCTTGTGAAGTAATCGAAGATGGTGATTGGGATGCGGAGTAA
- the yycH gene encoding two-component system activity regulator YycH yields MRSKELFKTIILSLLVLMSAVLTYMTWNFSPDLANVNSHDSKDKHTNTIGKPLKGGMPQTVTPYQIIHSNGDKTEGMDATKHNVKSLVKPLKDQRVTHSERMLSQHNLIIPDLSNDFVVLDFTYQMPLATYLGQVLNVNAKVPNHFNFNRLLINKDHNGKLKLYAISKDRHEVVRMTTTAKSSKMAQALKDNSKSMSPYSDIITNKDTIDKATHIFAPEKPRHLKTYRTIYNRISVDAMNSILFNDSVVVRSANNGTTTYNNNTGVANYNDQSEKYRYTNLSEDEDKTKNMKETIPSTFNYINGHGGFTDDFRLFGTDSDTGELTYQLFLNGRPTFNTDNLNQIKVAWGKKGIFGYSRALLKTNVTIDSGGDSDNSLPGAEEVRASLANNPQIDFEKVTNIALGYTMNDKPDNKDIEIQRNSEFKPQWYIEYNGKWHPYTKDGRLE; encoded by the coding sequence ATGCGGAGTAAAGAGTTATTTAAAACGATTATCCTGTCCCTTCTTGTCCTTATGAGTGCAGTTCTAACATATATGACATGGAACTTTTCACCTGACCTAGCCAACGTTAATAGTCACGACAGCAAAGATAAACATACAAACACAATTGGTAAGCCTTTAAAAGGCGGTATGCCACAAACAGTTACACCATATCAAATTATTCATTCAAACGGAGATAAGACAGAAGGTATGGATGCAACGAAGCATAATGTTAAATCATTAGTCAAACCTTTAAAAGACCAACGTGTTACACATTCTGAACGTATGCTTAGTCAACATAATTTAATCATTCCTGATTTAAGTAATGACTTTGTGGTACTTGATTTTACGTATCAAATGCCTTTAGCCACATATTTAGGCCAAGTATTAAACGTTAATGCAAAAGTACCTAACCATTTTAATTTTAATCGATTACTTATCAATAAAGACCATAACGGTAAATTAAAATTATATGCCATCAGTAAAGATAGACATGAAGTTGTGCGTATGACAACCACAGCGAAAAGTTCCAAAATGGCACAAGCTTTAAAAGATAATAGTAAATCGATGTCGCCATATTCAGACATCATTACGAACAAAGATACTATTGATAAAGCAACACATATATTTGCGCCAGAAAAGCCTAGACATTTAAAAACCTATCGAACAATTTATAATCGAATTAGTGTAGACGCGATGAATTCAATCTTATTCAATGATTCTGTCGTCGTACGTAGTGCTAACAATGGCACGACAACATACAACAATAATACCGGTGTGGCTAACTATAATGACCAATCAGAAAAGTACCGTTATACTAACTTGTCTGAAGACGAAGACAAGACTAAAAACATGAAAGAAACCATACCAAGTACATTTAATTATATTAATGGCCATGGTGGTTTTACCGACGACTTTAGATTGTTTGGTACCGACAGCGATACAGGAGAATTAACATATCAATTATTCTTAAATGGGCGTCCTACTTTTAACACAGATAATTTAAATCAAATTAAAGTAGCTTGGGGTAAAAAAGGTATATTTGGTTATTCTAGAGCTCTACTAAAAACGAACGTTACGATTGATAGTGGTGGAGATAGTGATAATTCACTACCTGGTGCTGAAGAAGTACGTGCTTCCTTGGCCAATAATCCACAAATTGATTTTGAAAAGGTGACGAATATTGCACTGGGTTATACGATGAATGATAAACCGGACAATAAAGACATCGAAATCCAACGTAATAGCGAGTTTAAGCCACAATGGTATATTGAATATAACGGCAAATGGCATCCATACACTAAAGATGGGAGGCTAGAATAA
- a CDS encoding two-component system regulatory protein YycI: MNWKRAKTLFIFVFILVNISLIIIYIDKVNKSHINESDGVNKVNFKQEEIEIPNNLQRVKGVKMQLVTARTKDFTDYAKNKKDVESAANGDIAKSDLAHHISVGKDSFTNLKNFIKNNVYKGDSYAMSDVTDNKVILEQTYNAFPIMNNNKAQLTFNLNKDKQATKYKQTAMESIKPSKGENNEKKQVISARSAIEALYYNRYLKHKDEVTQVRLGYYTVVKEPNVQVLEGNWEIKVKHKGQNKVKTYYVEAVNKSPKIIEE, translated from the coding sequence ATGAACTGGAAACGTGCTAAAACATTATTTATTTTCGTATTTATTCTAGTGAATATAAGCTTAATCATCATTTATATCGATAAAGTTAATAAATCCCACATTAATGAAAGTGATGGCGTCAATAAGGTAAACTTTAAACAAGAAGAGATTGAAATACCTAACAACCTTCAGCGTGTGAAGGGCGTTAAAATGCAACTCGTTACTGCACGTACAAAAGATTTTACAGACTATGCTAAAAATAAAAAAGACGTAGAAAGTGCTGCGAATGGTGATATTGCTAAATCTGATTTAGCTCACCATATTAGTGTGGGTAAGGATAGCTTCACTAATCTAAAAAACTTTATTAAAAATAACGTGTATAAAGGCGATAGTTACGCGATGAGTGATGTGACAGATAATAAAGTTATTCTAGAACAAACTTATAACGCCTTTCCTATTATGAATAATAATAAAGCACAGCTAACTTTTAATTTAAATAAAGACAAACAAGCGACGAAATATAAACAAACAGCGATGGAATCAATCAAACCTTCCAAAGGCGAGAATAACGAAAAGAAACAAGTCATCAGCGCAAGATCGGCCATCGAAGCTTTATACTACAACCGATATTTGAAACATAAAGACGAAGTGACCCAAGTAAGACTTGGATATTATACGGTCGTTAAAGAACCGAACGTTCAAGTGTTAGAAGGCAACTGGGAAATTAAAGTTAAGCATAAAGGTCAAAACAAAGTGAAAACATATTATGTTGAAGCGGTTAACAAAAGCCCTAAAATAATAGAAGAATAA
- a CDS encoding LacI family DNA-binding transcriptional regulator: MTQRKPTLHDVAKLAEVSIATVSNVLNDKTNELSDKTKAKVLIAIEKLNYAPNQFARGLKTGQSNIVAFIVPDQNPFFTEVLTSLNDACQQHNLQVAVASSEENEQRQNELIDIFLTQNVSAIIVAPVTSQLAIKEEWKKIPILTLDREVADSKLPCISVNNEEAAYKATERLISQGGKRIGLLLANPEIGTTTRRRQGYELALKDNNRELDENIIYYSNLSQGTEAQVESGYHSTLKLLQENVPAILATNHLLLLGALQACKEMNKVIREDVIIIGFDDSYWNEIFTPRLSVISQPAKEIGKVAGQMVYDLIKGEHVKSLKLTTELIIRDSCSFL, translated from the coding sequence ATGACTCAACGTAAACCTACGCTTCATGACGTCGCCAAACTTGCTGAAGTATCCATTGCTACGGTATCAAACGTGCTAAATGATAAAACTAACGAGTTAAGTGACAAAACAAAAGCAAAAGTGTTAATTGCCATCGAAAAGTTAAATTACGCACCCAATCAATTCGCACGCGGTTTGAAGACGGGTCAATCTAATATAGTGGCATTTATCGTACCTGATCAAAATCCTTTTTTCACAGAAGTATTAACTTCACTTAATGATGCTTGCCAACAACACAATTTACAAGTGGCAGTAGCTTCTTCAGAAGAAAATGAACAGCGTCAAAATGAATTGATTGATATTTTTTTAACACAAAATGTAAGCGCTATTATCGTCGCACCTGTAACTTCACAACTTGCTATTAAAGAAGAGTGGAAGAAAATTCCTATTTTAACACTTGATAGAGAAGTTGCAGATAGTAAATTGCCATGTATTAGTGTTAACAACGAAGAAGCTGCATATAAAGCTACGGAGAGATTGATAAGCCAAGGCGGTAAACGCATAGGCTTGCTATTAGCCAACCCAGAAATCGGTACTACGACACGAAGAAGACAAGGTTATGAATTAGCACTGAAAGATAACAATAGAGAGTTAGACGAGAACATAATTTATTATAGTAATTTAAGCCAAGGTACCGAGGCACAAGTGGAGAGTGGTTACCATTCAACATTAAAATTATTACAAGAAAATGTTCCAGCAATTCTAGCAACCAATCATTTATTACTACTAGGTGCATTGCAAGCTTGTAAAGAAATGAACAAAGTGATTAGAGAAGATGTGATTATCATTGGTTTCGATGATAGTTATTGGAACGAAATTTTCACGCCACGATTATCTGTTATTTCACAACCTGCAAAAGAAATCGGTAAAGTTGCAGGGCAAATGGTTTATGACTTAATTAAAGGTGAACACGTAAAGTCTTTAAAGTTAACTACAGAATTAATCATTCGAGATTCTTGTTCATTTCTATAA
- a CDS encoding MFS transporter — translation MNNNVKENTWMGIPKIIFVALIAIFIFMTGDGIEQAFLSKNIVDIGFSHSQASMVFTVYGIMVVVGSWLAAVLSDVYGPKKVMVLGTMIWLVFHVLFLIFGMSMENYSMMLIMYGIRGLGYPLFLYAFLVWVTYITNKTRLATAIGWFWAMYSVGMGVIGTYLPSFTIPHIGFMGTLWMSLIWIIIGGIIAFITVGKHDVRPNAHKPTKERFSKVLSEIGVVYKNPNIIKVFIVRIINQISLFGLVVIFPSLFTDDIGFTTQQWLWVWGTMHITCIVGDVAWGIIGDRIGWKRQVMTFGCIGCGITTLLFYYLPVWSGDVFSIAVLCAVLFGITQSAFVPIFAIFTALEPDHIGATLSSHNLAAGLSNFIAPALASLFLPLFDVVGVVWVFAICYFIGAIITYFIKVYQPSIDKKRGELSHVHHNERTQQINS, via the coding sequence TTGAACAATAATGTTAAAGAAAATACTTGGATGGGTATTCCTAAAATCATTTTCGTAGCATTAATTGCAATTTTCATATTTATGACAGGTGACGGTATTGAGCAAGCCTTTTTATCTAAAAATATAGTAGATATTGGCTTTTCACATTCACAAGCTTCGATGGTCTTTACAGTATACGGAATTATGGTTGTAGTGGGTTCATGGCTAGCAGCCGTACTATCGGATGTTTATGGTCCTAAAAAAGTTATGGTACTAGGTACGATGATTTGGTTAGTATTCCATGTATTATTCCTTATATTCGGAATGAGTATGGAAAATTATAGCATGATGCTAATTATGTACGGTATCCGAGGACTTGGCTATCCATTATTTTTATATGCTTTTTTAGTATGGGTTACTTACATTACAAACAAGACACGTTTAGCAACAGCTATCGGTTGGTTTTGGGCAATGTACTCAGTAGGTATGGGTGTTATTGGCACATATTTACCTAGCTTTACTATCCCACACATCGGTTTTATGGGTACACTCTGGATGTCACTTATTTGGATAATCATTGGTGGTATTATCGCCTTTATTACAGTGGGTAAACATGACGTTAGACCTAATGCACATAAGCCAACTAAAGAACGTTTTAGTAAAGTGTTGTCAGAAATAGGTGTCGTTTACAAAAATCCTAATATAATTAAAGTCTTTATTGTAAGAATCATTAATCAGATATCATTATTTGGTTTAGTCGTTATTTTCCCATCATTATTTACCGATGACATAGGTTTCACGACGCAACAATGGTTATGGGTATGGGGAACAATGCACATTACATGTATTGTCGGTGATGTGGCTTGGGGTATTATCGGTGACCGCATTGGATGGAAACGCCAAGTTATGACCTTTGGTTGTATTGGTTGCGGTATTACGACGCTATTATTCTATTATTTACCGGTATGGAGTGGTGACGTATTCTCAATAGCGGTGTTATGTGCTGTGTTATTCGGTATTACACAATCAGCATTCGTGCCAATTTTTGCTATTTTCACAGCATTAGAACCAGACCATATTGGCGCTACATTATCATCACATAACTTAGCAGCCGGTTTAAGTAATTTCATAGCACCAGCATTAGCTTCTTTATTCTTACCATTATTCGATGTTGTAGGTGTCGTATGGGTCTTCGCAATATGTTACTTTATCGGTGCAATCATTACGTACTTCATTAAAGTTTATCAACCAAGTATTGATAAAAAGCGCGGTGAACTTTCTCATGTTCATCACAATGAACGTACGCAGCAAATTAATAGTTAA